A genomic region of [Eubacterium] eligens ATCC 27750 contains the following coding sequences:
- a CDS encoding glycerophosphodiester phosphodiesterase family protein, with amino-acid sequence MIFKKLRNNFSLLIDSSRHVWTFELAYKLVAFAVIFPIVLFAINFLMKIAGVNYLTNEYIQRAMTHPVVIFAIFLAVGIFVFYCTYEMTYLSVCFETKRTSCNASVVDIFYNSYKVFKNVFKPRHVGLSIFYFISILASNVTVWFNVLYSETNTNLIKMYIIRNHWYIKAEVIFVFVIIYAIVIPGIYAMNICMMEGLGFREAYKKSARMVKKHPMGTISALVVYNLVMLAIIGITYVLISVFLVAGVKILNMAYLGNAIFLSALRTERLIIKCILVCVAIPLSFSAISHMYYKYTDVDDITFEFTDIQEGPARRRKIIYSVIIASAVIADSCYLLMSFNNNPFENVAIFHETKVMAHRGASKEAPENTMAAFEKAIDDMADYIELDVQLTGSGEVIVMHDSNAYRTTGIDANIVEMTYREVKSLDAGSWFSDEYKGENVPLLKEVLEFTQGKIKLNIELKPSDNGELLAKNTVRLIEKYNMVNDCVITSFSNSALQAVKSYNENIKVGYILSAAYGDFYDMKNIDFFSINAAFLSKRTIDAIHNSGKRVYAWTVNNKESIKNLTNKGVDGIITDNPVLARETIYSRDTSETIVNMIRYVFNQ; translated from the coding sequence ATGATTTTTAAAAAGTTACGAAACAATTTTAGTCTTTTAATTGACAGCAGCAGGCATGTATGGACATTTGAACTGGCATACAAGCTTGTTGCTTTTGCTGTTATATTCCCTATTGTTTTATTTGCAATTAATTTTCTTATGAAGATAGCAGGAGTGAACTATCTTACTAATGAATATATTCAGAGAGCAATGACACACCCTGTAGTCATATTTGCAATTTTTCTTGCTGTGGGTATATTTGTATTCTATTGCACTTATGAGATGACATATCTTTCAGTCTGTTTCGAGACAAAGAGAACATCATGTAATGCATCTGTTGTTGATATATTTTATAATTCTTATAAGGTTTTTAAAAATGTTTTTAAGCCAAGGCATGTAGGTCTGAGTATATTTTACTTCATATCAATTCTGGCTTCCAATGTAACTGTATGGTTTAATGTCTTATACAGTGAGACTAATACTAACTTAATTAAAATGTATATCATTAGGAATCACTGGTATATTAAAGCTGAAGTTATATTTGTGTTTGTCATTATATACGCAATTGTAATTCCTGGAATATATGCAATGAATATATGCATGATGGAAGGACTGGGATTTAGGGAAGCATATAAGAAAAGTGCCCGTATGGTTAAGAAGCATCCAATGGGAACAATATCAGCACTTGTTGTGTATAATCTGGTTATGCTTGCAATTATTGGAATAACTTATGTGCTTATATCAGTATTTCTTGTTGCAGGTGTTAAGATTCTTAATATGGCATATCTTGGAAATGCTATATTTCTGTCTGCATTAAGGACAGAAAGACTAATTATAAAATGTATTCTTGTATGTGTAGCAATACCACTGTCTTTTTCGGCTATTTCACATATGTATTACAAATATACTGATGTAGACGATATTACATTTGAGTTCACAGATATACAGGAAGGTCCTGCAAGACGAAGAAAGATAATATATAGTGTTATTATTGCGTCAGCAGTTATTGCAGATTCATGCTATCTGTTAATGTCATTTAATAATAATCCTTTTGAAAATGTTGCTATATTCCATGAAACTAAGGTTATGGCACACAGAGGAGCATCAAAAGAAGCGCCAGAGAATACTATGGCTGCCTTTGAGAAAGCAATTGATGACATGGCGGATTACATTGAACTGGATGTACAGCTGACAGGAAGTGGAGAGGTAATTGTAATGCATGATTCAAATGCTTACAGAACTACCGGCATTGATGCAAATATAGTTGAAATGACTTATAGGGAAGTTAAAAGTCTTGATGCCGGTTCGTGGTTTTCGGATGAGTATAAAGGCGAAAATGTTCCGCTGTTAAAAGAGGTACTTGAATTTACTCAGGGTAAGATTAAACTGAACATTGAGCTGAAACCTTCAGATAATGGTGAACTTCTTGCAAAGAATACAGTAAGACTTATAGAGAAATATAATATGGTTAATGATTGTGTTATAACATCTTTCAGTAATTCTGCATTGCAGGCAGTTAAATCATACAATGAAAATATTAAGGTTGGATATATTTTATCAGCAGCATATGGAGATTTTTATGATATGAAGAATATAGATTTCTTTAGTATAAATGCTGCATTTTTATCAAAGAGAACTATAGATGCAATTCATAATTCAGGTAAGCGTGTTTATGCTTGGACAGTAAATAATAAAGAGTCAATCAAGAATCTGACTAACAAAGGCGTAGATGGGATCATTACTGACAATCCGGTGCTTGCAAGGGAGACAATATATTCGAGAGATACATCGGAAACTATTGTTAACATGATAAGGTATGTGTTTAATCAGTAG
- a CDS encoding putative ABC transporter permease has protein sequence MSHIMGITFRSMNISQLVIWFFIYSFLGWCMECVVIRKQLGYWENRGFAKLPFCVIYGFGTLIAFNIFKPIEHNYIALYIFGCICATAFEYLTAQVMLKLFGEVWWNYDHLKFNYKGIICLQSTLAWGFVAVFIFGFLNKFVERFVFSIDYRIASVMAMILVFSYTADFMQSFSESLNMQNMDIRAEMRKFIKMFHR, from the coding sequence ATGTCACATATAATGGGTATAACATTTAGAAGCATGAATATAAGCCAGCTGGTTATATGGTTTTTTATATACAGCTTTCTTGGATGGTGTATGGAATGTGTGGTTATCAGAAAGCAGCTTGGTTACTGGGAAAACAGAGGCTTTGCCAAGCTGCCGTTCTGTGTAATATATGGTTTCGGAACACTGATTGCTTTTAATATTTTTAAGCCAATAGAGCATAATTATATTGCACTATATATTTTTGGATGTATATGTGCTACAGCATTTGAGTACCTTACAGCACAGGTTATGTTAAAACTGTTTGGTGAAGTGTGGTGGAATTATGATCATCTTAAGTTTAATTACAAAGGCATCATATGCTTACAGTCAACACTTGCCTGGGGGTTTGTTGCCGTATTTATATTCGGATTTTTGAATAAATTTGTGGAGCGTTTTGTATTCTCAATCGATTACAGGATTGCCAGTGTTATGGCAATGATTCTTGTCTTTTCATATACTGCGGATTTTATGCAGAGTTTTTCGGAAAGTCTTAATATGCAGAATATGGATATCAGAGCGGAGATGAGAAAGTTTATTAAGATGTTTCACAGATAA
- a CDS encoding NADP-dependent isocitrate dehydrogenase, with protein MDKIKMTTPLVEMDGDEMTRVLWKLIKDELLTPFIDLNTEYYDLGLVHRNETNDQVTIDSAEATKKYGVAVKCATITPNAARMTEYNLKEMYKSPNGTIRAMLDGTVFRAPIIVKGIEPYVKTWKKPITIARHAYGDVYKASEMKVSEAGKAELVFTNEAGEETRELIHNFKGAGVLQGMHNLNDSIESFARSCFNFALETKQDLWFATKDTISKKYDHTFKDIFQEIFDAEYKTKFEESGITYFYTLIDDAVARVIRSEGGYIWACKNYDGDVMSDMVATAFGSLSMMTSVLVSPNGYYEYEAAHGTVQRHYYKHLKGEETSTNPIATIFAWTGALRKRGELDNIPELGKFADTLERACIKTIEDGKMTKDLALITTMENPVTLNTQDFISAIRKTLEELL; from the coding sequence ATGGACAAAATTAAGATGACAACTCCACTTGTAGAGATGGACGGAGATGAGATGACAAGAGTATTGTGGAAGCTTATCAAGGACGAGCTGCTCACTCCTTTTATTGACCTTAACACAGAATACTATGATTTGGGTCTTGTACATAGAAATGAGACTAATGATCAGGTAACTATAGATTCAGCAGAAGCTACTAAGAAGTATGGTGTTGCAGTAAAGTGTGCAACAATTACACCTAATGCGGCAAGAATGACAGAATATAATCTCAAAGAGATGTATAAGAGTCCTAACGGAACAATAAGAGCCATGCTTGATGGTACAGTATTCAGAGCTCCTATTATCGTTAAGGGTATTGAGCCATATGTTAAGACATGGAAGAAGCCTATCACAATTGCAAGACATGCATATGGTGATGTATATAAGGCATCTGAGATGAAGGTTTCTGAGGCTGGTAAGGCAGAGCTTGTATTTACTAACGAGGCTGGTGAGGAGACAAGAGAGCTTATTCATAACTTCAAGGGTGCAGGAGTTCTACAGGGAATGCACAACCTCAATGATTCTATTGAGAGCTTTGCAAGAAGCTGCTTTAATTTTGCGCTTGAGACAAAGCAGGATCTCTGGTTTGCAACTAAGGATACAATCTCTAAAAAGTATGACCATACATTTAAGGACATATTCCAGGAAATATTCGATGCTGAGTATAAGACTAAGTTCGAGGAATCTGGCATAACATATTTCTATACACTTATAGATGATGCAGTAGCAAGAGTTATCCGTTCAGAGGGTGGATATATCTGGGCTTGTAAGAACTATGATGGAGATGTTATGAGTGATATGGTAGCCACAGCATTTGGTTCACTTTCAATGATGACTTCTGTTCTTGTATCACCTAATGGATACTATGAGTATGAAGCTGCACACGGAACAGTACAGAGACATTATTATAAGCATCTTAAGGGTGAAGAAACATCTACTAACCCTATCGCTACTATATTCGCATGGACAGGCGCTTTAAGAAAAAGAGGAGAGTTGGATAACATTCCTGAGCTTGGAAAATTTGCTGATACTCTTGAGCGTGCATGTATTAAAACTATTGAAGATGGAAAGATGACAAAGGATCTTGCACTTATTACAACAATGGAGAATCCTGTAACACTTAATACACAGGATTTCATCAGTGCAATAAGAAAGACTCTTGAGGAACTTCTTTAA
- the asnB gene encoding asparagine synthase (glutamine-hydrolyzing) — protein MCGFAGFTGYLADGDAVLERMMNKIIHRGPDSAGKYIDDKAYMGFRRLSIIDLDNGSQPMFNENKKIVITFNGEIYNYQDLRKDLIEKGHVFANNSDTEVLIHSYEEYGKDMLNKLRGMFAFVIWDSEKETLFGARDFFGIKPFYYTVADGNMIYGSEIKSILEHPAYKKEVNPVALENYLTFQYSVLDETFFKGIFKLMPGHFFTFHKGELNIERYWEPTFDADESKSLDEFVDEIDDVMHDSVEHHKISDVEVGSFLSSGVDSSYVAATFNGDKTFTVGFDYEKYNEIDYAKALSDKIKIDNYSKLVSSEEYWAAIPKIQYHMDEPLADPAAIALYFVSQTAAKHVKVAMSGEGADEFFGGYNIYREPLDLAEFQKLPKGLRKGLAGIANAIPFKFKGKSFLNRASKTVEERFIGNAFMFNEKERARILKNPTGKYDHKQLTKPFYDKVADKDDVTKMQYIDINFWLIGDILLKADKMSMAHSLEVRVPFLDKEVFNVARTIPTKYKVNKSNTKYAMRQAAHRHLPDMVAEKKKLGFPVPIRIWLKDEKYYNMIKKAFTSEAAEKYFNTDEIVKYLDEHKEGKADNSRKIWTIYMFLVWYEDFFGNGVKEAA, from the coding sequence ATGTGTGGATTCGCTGGTTTTACCGGCTACTTAGCTGACGGTGATGCTGTTCTTGAACGCATGATGAATAAGATTATTCACAGAGGACCTGACAGCGCAGGTAAATACATTGATGATAAAGCGTACATGGGCTTTAGAAGACTTTCTATCATTGATCTTGATAACGGAAGCCAGCCTATGTTTAACGAGAATAAGAAGATAGTAATAACATTTAACGGTGAGATATATAACTATCAGGATTTAAGAAAAGACCTTATTGAGAAAGGTCACGTATTTGCTAACAATTCAGATACTGAAGTTCTCATTCACTCATACGAGGAGTATGGCAAGGACATGCTTAACAAGCTTCGTGGAATGTTTGCATTCGTAATCTGGGACAGCGAGAAAGAAACTCTTTTCGGAGCAAGAGACTTCTTCGGAATTAAGCCTTTCTACTACACAGTTGCAGACGGCAACATGATATATGGTTCAGAAATTAAAAGTATCTTAGAGCATCCTGCTTATAAGAAAGAGGTTAATCCTGTTGCACTTGAGAATTATCTCACATTCCAGTACTCAGTACTTGATGAAACATTCTTCAAAGGAATATTCAAGTTGATGCCTGGTCACTTCTTTACATTCCACAAGGGTGAGCTTAACATTGAAAGATATTGGGAGCCTACATTTGATGCTGATGAGAGCAAGTCTTTAGATGAATTTGTTGATGAAATCGACGATGTTATGCATGATTCAGTTGAACACCATAAGATTAGTGATGTTGAGGTTGGTTCATTCCTCTCAAGTGGTGTTGATTCAAGCTATGTTGCTGCTACATTTAACGGTGACAAAACATTTACTGTTGGATTTGATTATGAAAAATACAACGAGATTGACTATGCCAAAGCTTTATCTGACAAAATTAAAATTGACAACTATTCAAAGCTTGTTTCAAGTGAAGAATACTGGGCTGCAATTCCTAAAATCCAGTATCATATGGACGAGCCTTTAGCTGACCCTGCTGCGATTGCACTTTACTTTGTAAGCCAGACAGCAGCCAAGCATGTAAAGGTTGCCATGTCAGGTGAAGGTGCTGACGAGTTTTTTGGTGGATATAACATTTACAGAGAACCTCTCGATCTTGCAGAATTCCAGAAGCTCCCTAAAGGCTTAAGAAAAGGACTTGCCGGCATTGCCAATGCTATTCCATTCAAGTTCAAGGGAAAAAGCTTCTTAAACAGAGCAAGCAAGACAGTTGAAGAAAGATTCATCGGTAACGCTTTCATGTTCAATGAAAAAGAACGTGCCAGGATATTAAAGAATCCTACCGGCAAGTATGACCACAAGCAACTTACAAAGCCTTTCTATGATAAGGTTGCTGATAAGGATGATGTTACTAAGATGCAGTATATTGATATCAATTTCTGGCTGATAGGCGATATCTTACTTAAGGCTGATAAGATGAGTATGGCTCACTCTCTTGAGGTAAGAGTTCCATTCCTTGATAAGGAAGTGTTCAATGTTGCCCGTACTATTCCAACTAAGTACAAGGTTAACAAGAGTAATACCAAGTATGCCATGAGACAGGCTGCCCACAGACATCTTCCAGACATGGTTGCTGAGAAAAAGAAGCTTGGATTCCCTGTTCCTATCAGAATCTGGCTCAAGGATGAGAAATATTACAATATGATTAAAAAGGCTTTCACAAGTGAAGCTGCTGAGAAATATTTTAACACTGATGAGATTGTTAAATATCTTGATGAACACAAAGAAGGAAAGGCCGATAATTCGCGTAAGATATGGACAATTTACATGTTCCTTGTATGGTATGAAGATTTCTTCGGCAACGGAGTTAAAGAAGCCGCTTAA
- the trpD gene encoding anthranilate phosphoribosyltransferase, with protein sequence MIKEAIAKLVKKEDLTAGQMNDVMEEIMTGEATDAQKAAFLTALAAKGETIDEITAAARVLRAHCEKFLNDMDVLEIVGTGGDGSNSINISTLASIIVSAAGIPVAKHGNRAASSKCGTADCLEALGVKIDAAPARMAQILKDINICFLFAQKYHPAMRFVGGVRKEIGIRTLFNILGPLANPAGASMQLFGVYSEELVEPLAHVLHNLGCKRAMTIYGMDSIDEISLSADTKVCEFKGDEFKSYTIKPEDFGFTRCKKEDLAGGEPAVNARIARDILEGAEGPKTDVVLLNAGAAIYLASDGITMKEGIEKAREIIKSGAAKKQLERFIEETNK encoded by the coding sequence ATGATTAAAGAAGCTATTGCAAAGCTGGTTAAGAAAGAAGATTTAACTGCTGGGCAGATGAATGATGTAATGGAAGAGATTATGACAGGAGAAGCCACTGATGCACAGAAGGCAGCATTTCTTACAGCTCTGGCAGCAAAGGGAGAGACTATTGACGAGATTACAGCAGCAGCAAGAGTTTTAAGAGCACACTGTGAGAAGTTCTTAAATGATATGGATGTTCTTGAAATCGTTGGAACAGGTGGAGATGGTTCTAATTCAATCAATATATCAACCTTAGCTTCTATCATAGTATCAGCAGCTGGAATACCGGTTGCTAAGCATGGTAACAGAGCAGCTTCAAGCAAATGTGGTACAGCAGACTGTTTAGAGGCTCTTGGCGTTAAGATAGATGCAGCTCCTGCAAGGATGGCACAGATTCTTAAGGATATTAATATATGTTTTCTTTTTGCACAGAAATATCATCCGGCTATGAGATTTGTTGGAGGTGTGAGAAAGGAAATTGGAATCCGTACATTATTCAATATACTTGGACCTCTGGCCAATCCGGCAGGGGCATCTATGCAGCTTTTTGGTGTATATAGTGAGGAGCTTGTTGAGCCGCTTGCACATGTATTACATAATTTAGGCTGCAAAAGAGCTATGACAATATACGGAATGGACAGCATAGATGAGATATCTTTAAGTGCTGATACAAAGGTATGCGAGTTCAAAGGTGATGAGTTCAAATCATATACTATAAAGCCGGAGGATTTTGGATTTACAAGATGCAAGAAGGAAGATCTTGCTGGTGGTGAGCCGGCAGTTAATGCCAGGATTGCAAGAGATATTCTTGAAGGTGCAGAAGGACCTAAGACAGATGTGGTACTTCTTAATGCCGGAGCTGCCATATATCTTGCTTCAGATGGTATTACAATGAAGGAAGGTATTGAGAAAGCAAGAGAGATTATTAAGAGCGGAGCAGCTAAGAAGCAGCTTGAAAGATTTATAGAAGAGACTAATAAGTAA
- the fliB gene encoding flagellin lysine-N-methylase yields the protein MKLRVPFYYDQFHCITSECKDNCCVGGWEIDIDDDTYNYYMSLDGELGDRIRESITKSEDGSNCFKLVDGHCGLLDKCGLCTIHKELGAEHLSVVCDQFPRYSEYYGEIKESGIGLACEEVERIIFSENKTFTTVLKPCDEEYSEDDEYDSAYAVRIFKARDEIFKILDMPEMSINEKLVVILKYCAVMQEYINNDDYDGLKEYINTFGRSDIEHILIEMNDESESDEFGDVDVWKCIRSIMYPYEDMEVLNTRWEQILAEMTETFHDNMDNEQYQETKEEFMTAMLEREYEYRNFITYLVFRYFAKAVYDYDVVGKAKMFVTNYFILRQMDMLVWYKKHKKFCFEDRIDTVHIFSRQVEYSEDNMEALYESFIFDDVFETDNLCKLLWIDSTAL from the coding sequence ATGAAACTCAGGGTTCCATTCTATTATGACCAGTTCCACTGTATAACTTCAGAATGTAAAGACAACTGTTGTGTTGGCGGCTGGGAGATAGATATTGATGATGATACTTATAATTATTATATGAGTCTTGATGGCGAGCTTGGAGACAGAATAAGAGAATCAATTACTAAAAGTGAAGACGGTTCGAACTGTTTTAAACTCGTAGATGGACATTGCGGTTTGTTAGATAAGTGTGGATTATGTACAATTCATAAAGAACTTGGAGCAGAGCATTTGTCTGTAGTGTGTGACCAGTTTCCAAGATATTCTGAATATTATGGAGAAATCAAAGAAAGCGGTATTGGGCTTGCATGTGAGGAAGTGGAAAGAATTATATTTTCTGAAAACAAAACATTTACAACTGTATTAAAGCCGTGTGATGAGGAATATTCAGAGGATGATGAGTATGACAGTGCTTACGCTGTCAGGATATTTAAGGCAAGAGATGAAATATTTAAGATTCTTGATATGCCGGAAATGTCTATTAATGAAAAGCTTGTTGTTATATTAAAATATTGTGCAGTAATGCAGGAATACATTAATAATGATGATTATGATGGACTTAAAGAGTATATCAATACATTTGGAAGAAGCGATATTGAACATATTCTTATTGAAATGAATGATGAATCAGAAAGCGATGAATTCGGTGATGTTGATGTATGGAAATGTATAAGAAGTATTATGTATCCGTATGAGGATATGGAAGTGCTTAATACACGCTGGGAACAGATATTAGCTGAGATGACAGAGACTTTTCATGACAATATGGATAATGAGCAGTATCAGGAAACTAAAGAAGAATTCATGACAGCAATGCTTGAAAGAGAGTATGAGTACAGAAACTTTATAACATATCTGGTGTTTCGGTATTTTGCAAAGGCTGTATATGATTATGATGTGGTTGGTAAAGCTAAAATGTTTGTTACTAATTATTTTATACTCCGTCAGATGGACATGCTTGTATGGTATAAGAAGCATAAGAAGTTTTGTTTTGAGGACAGAATAGATACGGTTCATATATTTTCAAGACAGGTCGAGTACTCAGAGGATAATATGGAAGCACTTTATGAGTCTTTTATTTTTGATGATGTGTTTGAGACAGATAACCTTTGTAAGCTGTTATGGATTGACAGCACGGCGTTATAG
- the ybaK gene encoding Cys-tRNA(Pro) deacylase, whose amino-acid sequence MGKSDDKTNVCRVLDQKKVPYKTHVCPDAEGLSGDEIAAVLNENPAQAFKTLVTVGKTGKNYVFVVPVNKELDLKKAAKAVGEKSIEMIKSKELLPLTGYVHGGCSPIGMKKFFPTTFHKTAENFETIMFSAGKIGHQVEVKLSDVDKVIRYQIADIVTD is encoded by the coding sequence ATGGGAAAATCAGACGATAAGACTAATGTATGCAGAGTGCTTGACCAGAAAAAAGTACCTTATAAAACACATGTGTGCCCCGATGCAGAAGGGCTAAGCGGTGATGAGATAGCTGCTGTTCTTAATGAGAATCCGGCACAGGCTTTCAAGACACTTGTTACAGTTGGCAAGACAGGTAAGAATTATGTATTTGTTGTTCCTGTTAATAAGGAACTGGATTTGAAGAAAGCAGCAAAGGCTGTTGGAGAAAAATCAATAGAAATGATTAAATCAAAGGAACTACTTCCGCTTACAGGCTATGTGCATGGGGGCTGTTCGCCTATAGGAATGAAGAAGTTCTTTCCGACAACATTTCATAAGACTGCTGAGAATTTTGAAACTATAATGTTTAGTGCAGGTAAAATCGGACATCAGGTAGAAGTTAAGCTGTCTGATGTAGATAAAGTTATAAGATATCAGATTGCTGATATCGTTACAGACTAA
- the murI gene encoding glutamate racemase, translating into MKIGIFDSGIGGLSVLHQAMITMPEADYIFYADVDNVPYGEKTREEVRKLVDHAVGFLVDKGCQAIVLACNTATSAAISYLREKYKLPIIGIEPAVKPAVEHTSETGRRVMVVSTPVTAKGEKLKRLIDKYDDKHVVDVVALPKLVRFAQDDDFDSSDVTDYLKCEFAPYNLNDYSELVLGCTHFNYFKDSFAKLFPDDLEMVDGNTGVSNNLKNTVMKKGIFTEKDKGKKGSVEYYYSDRKMESEAEMKHIKKLHERLERMRQI; encoded by the coding sequence ATGAAGATAGGAATATTTGACTCAGGGATAGGTGGTCTGTCGGTGCTTCATCAGGCGATGATTACCATGCCAGAGGCTGATTACATATTTTATGCTGATGTGGATAATGTTCCATATGGAGAAAAAACAAGGGAGGAAGTAAGAAAGCTTGTTGATCATGCGGTTGGATTTCTTGTTGATAAGGGCTGTCAGGCAATTGTGCTTGCATGTAATACAGCAACAAGTGCAGCAATATCATATCTAAGAGAAAAGTATAAGCTGCCAATAATTGGAATAGAGCCGGCAGTCAAGCCTGCAGTTGAACATACTTCTGAAACCGGAAGAAGGGTTATGGTAGTATCTACACCTGTTACAGCAAAAGGGGAAAAGTTAAAAAGACTTATAGATAAATATGATGATAAGCATGTTGTTGATGTTGTGGCACTTCCAAAACTTGTAAGGTTCGCACAGGATGATGATTTTGATTCTTCAGATGTGACTGATTATTTAAAATGTGAATTTGCTCCATACAATCTTAATGATTATTCTGAACTTGTGCTTGGGTGTACACATTTTAACTATTTCAAGGATTCATTTGCAAAGCTGTTTCCTGATGATTTAGAGATGGTTGACGGAAATACGGGTGTATCTAATAATCTTAAGAATACTGTTATGAAAAAAGGGATATTTACTGAGAAAGATAAAGGGAAAAAAGGCAGTGTAGAATATTATTATTCAGATAGAAAAATGGAGAGTGAAGCTGAGATGAAACATATAAAAAAGCTTCATGAAAGACTTGAGAGAATGAGACAGATATAG
- a CDS encoding bifunctional homocysteine S-methyltransferase/methylenetetrahydrofolate reductase, which yields MKYTGTAGILYDRLKSEILVADGAFGTYYAKKYDTGSLPELANLQASDRVLAIHKEYIEAGAKIIRTNTFASNTVCLGAGFDEVRNNIKNAVDIAREAVKGTDVLVAADIGPIPGENMIEKEHIEKEYVDIVNVFKECGVDIFVFETFPELGFIDKAIENAGENGFVITQFAINQFGYSSAGFSARKLIEEAGKNSYIDACGFNCGVGPGHMKKLVQSLINRNDKYFAVLPNAGYPQVVSGRMVFDDNNAAYFSQIMHDLAEDGADIIGGCCGTTPEYIRQMVLKTADVVHMKNASIEEEISEKKTANDVSFYKGKEGRKLIAVELAPPLGIDDEKIMDAAFLMKESGVDVLTFPDSPSGRTRADSILMAEKVSRETGMCVMPHICCRDKNAIAMRSQLLGAHINDINNFLVITGDPIPSVVRASVKSVFNFDSVGLMNIISDMNQEQFAGKPVIYGGAINQGRVNFKVELERVKKKMEAGATFFMTQPVFSDEDIDRLRQIKEQTGARILCGIMPFVSLRNATFMKNEMTGINVTDEILSRYRADMSKEEGEETGIQIAREIIAKTTDFVDGYYFSFPFNRVHMLKKIIGKNNQ from the coding sequence ATGAAGTATACAGGAACAGCAGGAATATTATATGACAGATTAAAGAGTGAAATACTGGTGGCAGATGGTGCGTTTGGAACATACTATGCTAAGAAGTATGATACGGGCAGCCTGCCTGAGCTGGCAAATTTACAGGCTTCAGACAGAGTACTGGCAATTCATAAAGAATATATTGAAGCTGGTGCTAAGATTATCAGAACTAATACATTTGCAAGTAATACCGTGTGTCTTGGAGCGGGATTTGATGAGGTAAGAAATAATATTAAAAATGCCGTTGACATTGCAAGGGAAGCCGTAAAGGGGACAGATGTGCTTGTAGCAGCTGATATTGGCCCTATTCCTGGTGAAAATATGATTGAAAAAGAGCATATTGAAAAAGAGTATGTTGATATAGTTAATGTTTTTAAGGAATGTGGCGTTGATATATTTGTTTTTGAAACATTTCCAGAACTGGGATTTATTGATAAAGCAATTGAAAATGCAGGAGAAAACGGATTTGTTATAACTCAGTTTGCAATAAATCAGTTTGGCTATAGCAGTGCAGGCTTTAGTGCAAGAAAGCTGATTGAAGAAGCTGGGAAAAATTCATATATTGATGCATGTGGATTTAACTGCGGAGTTGGTCCGGGACATATGAAGAAGCTTGTGCAGAGCCTTATTAACAGGAATGACAAGTATTTTGCGGTGCTTCCAAATGCAGGATATCCACAGGTTGTAAGCGGTCGAATGGTATTTGATGATAACAATGCAGCATATTTTTCACAGATTATGCATGATCTGGCTGAGGATGGAGCTGATATTATTGGCGGCTGTTGTGGAACAACACCTGAATATATAAGACAGATGGTTTTAAAAACTGCTGATGTTGTTCATATGAAAAATGCTTCCATAGAAGAAGAGATATCAGAAAAGAAAACTGCAAATGATGTTTCTTTCTATAAAGGAAAAGAAGGAAGAAAACTGATTGCTGTAGAACTTGCTCCTCCGCTTGGAATTGATGATGAGAAGATTATGGATGCTGCTTTTTTGATGAAGGAAAGCGGAGTTGATGTGCTTACATTTCCGGATTCACCATCAGGAAGAACACGTGCAGATTCAATACTTATGGCAGAAAAGGTTTCGAGAGAAACGGGAATGTGTGTTATGCCGCACATATGCTGTCGTGACAAGAATGCTATAGCAATGCGTTCACAGCTTTTGGGAGCACATATAAATGATATTAATAATTTTCTCGTTATTACCGGTGATCCCATACCATCAGTTGTAAGAGCGTCTGTAAAGAGTGTGTTTAACTTCGATTCAGTTGGACTTATGAATATAATAAGTGATATGAATCAGGAACAGTTTGCCGGGAAACCGGTTATATATGGTGGAGCAATTAATCAGGGAAGGGTTAATTTTAAAGTGGAACTTGAGCGTGTTAAGAAAAAAATGGAGGCGGGAGCCACATTTTTTATGACGCAGCCTGTATTTTCTGATGAAGATATAGACAGACTCAGACAGATTAAAGAACAGACAGGGGCAAGGATTCTTTGTGGAATAATGCCATTTGTAAGTCTTCGAAATGCAACATTCATGAAAAATGAGATGACAGGTATTAATGTTACTGATGAGATTCTTTCAAGATACAGAGCTGATATGTCAAAAGAAGAGGGAGAAGAGACCGGTATTCAGATAGCAAGGGAAATAATTGCAAAGACTACTGATTTTGTTGATGGGTATTATTTTTCATTTCCATTTAACAGGGTACATATGTTAAAGAAGATTATTGGGAAGAACAATCAGTAA